ttcactgaaatggtgaaccattaaaataaggtgttaacatgcaaatcaatccacccagtcagacgttatgggccaaatgaaaattctgccattttgaaagtgctgtcttccaaactcgaatcagttcatgaacctaccctagagcattcacacacaaaatctgggacaaatccatccacccggtcagtagttatgggccaaacaataattcggccatcttgaattcagccatcttgaaagtgttgacctccaaactcgaatcagttcatgaacctaccctagagcattcacacaccaaatctgggacaaatccatccacccggtcagaagttatgggccaaacaaaaattcggccatcttgaattcagccatcttgcaagtgttgacctcccaactcgaagcagttcatgaacctaccctagagcattcacacaccaaatctgggacaaatccatccacccggtcagaagttatggaccaaacaaaaattcggccatcttgaattcagccatcttgaaagtgttgacctcccaactcgaagcagttcatgaacctaccctagagcattcacacaccaaatctgggacagatccatccacccggtcagaagttatggaccaaacaaaaattcggccatcttgaattcagccatcttgaaagtgttgacctccaaactcgaatcagttcatgaacctgccctagagcattcacccaaaaaatctgggacaaatccaaacatccgttcaaaagttatcgcgttaacacgaaagaccttacgcggcggcggacgcggcggcggcggcggcggacgcggcggcggcgcacgcaaaaccattacatccccgacgctccgcgtttcggggatataattagtcAGGTGAGAAGATGTCATACAAGAATGGTTTTACAAGATTGATGCGATAAGTGGCTGCACACGGTCACAAAGTAAAGTAACTGCTTACAGGGCTGGTTTATGACAGGCTTCACGATGACCGGTTTCGTGTCGGCGACTGGCACAGCGGTGGGCACGGTAGTAACCACCATGttgtcccccaccaccacctgctcCAGGTTCAGCATGTCCAGCTCCATCTGAGTCACGTTGGTGGCCATGGAAGCACTGGCCCTGACACCTGAGCTGgacgaagaagatgatgatgatgatgatgatgaaggcaaAGGTACGTTAGGACAGTGAGGACAATGCCTAAATATATTGCAGAAATAATATCCCATCACCACATTTATGGTCATGTATCTGATGTAGTTGCAGAATGTATCATTATGCATCCTTTTACTTTGTAATTAAACCGGCAGTGTGGCAGTAGCATGTGCAATGTTACAATGCAAACCAAAGATTCAAATGCTCACTTTTTAAAGTTGATTATACTTTTCACTGTCTTTTGAAGATTAAAATATCTGTAAATACTACTGGTAAGAAAAGGCATTCTGTCACCTTATGGTATATAAGCTTATCTCAAGAATTTATTTAGATGGTACTCTCACCCACAACACAGCTGTATAATATGCATTGGGCTATGGACATAGTCTAATGTGCAATACATTCCTGCCTAAATGAATCATGCTCCCATCTCTCATTCAGTCACAGGTTTGTTTGGTTTGACCGTTTGCGCAATGCTAATGCTAGCAACCATTTGCAAGATGGTCACTCTGCCATCGAGCACTAGGAGGCATTATTGCGTTGCAAAATAAAAGATCACATTTACGCTGCCCTGCGCCCAACTACATAGACACAAACTTTTGTATGTGAAACATGTGAACGGCGAAATAAATTGTAATGTGCTGGATAGTGGATACAAGTCTTTCTGCGTGCCTACCTTGCAATAACCAACTTGTGGAAGCTAATATGTGCCTAACGGCTCTGACAATGTTATCTTCTGGAGAATATGGTTTGATGCCTTTTAGGGACTGACATATGCAGACACAACACTCATCCCTTCGTTTTACCATTTCCACGCACTTAGAAATGAGTAGGTCAACTCCCCAGTGCAAACATCAGACAGCTAACGCTAACTAGCTTGGTGTACTGTTGGCTAACATTATCTGGTAACAGGACGAACATAGGCGACTGATTCAAAGTATGATCAGCGACACATACAAGACGGAAGTCTTTTATTATTTGCAATTGACAGCTAATGCATGTCACACTACACAAGCTGTGTTCTTGGCGTGATTGGATCTCTCATGCGTTCAATTaataacaaataaacacatacaagTACAGTCAACAAAAAATACCAATCGTTGCTCACCTTTCAAAGCGCCTAATGAAATGAAGCCTTCAAGCCAACCCCGAATGTGGAACCCTGTCACGTGACGTGGGACCAGAGTTGGCGCACGCTCTCCACTCACTCAGATATGACAAGTTGGGCAAGGTGTTTGCATGATCAATCAATAATGTTTGGGTTATGATATTTTGAGCTTGTGTAAACCCAAGTGTTGTGAGGATTTCAAATCCATATGTGGTCACTCACGCATTTAACAGCTATCTCACTACTACAAACACAATTGGGTGGAAAAGGTCACATATGCAGTGTTGGCCTATGACATAGGCTACTATATTATCTGGGAAATAATACTTATGTTATTTGAAGATAATGTGCAAAGCAAACAATGTGTTGTGAATTAGCTaacacagggtttcccaaactttaccatgacaaggccccccatatacgatatattccagccaaggcccccctcacatgggtcgtgccacactattttttctatgcatgcctttcacaaccatagtgtaCCAGTAGGgctgtgaggcagtgtcccagAGGAATATATAAAATAGTAACAGTGAGAGTATGTATTCTACATTCTATTAATAATAACGATAACAGTATAGGATTCAATTATTCAATTATGTATTTTgctgtgctatacttttcctgccaacctgccgcagccCCCCAAGCATCTCCCTGccgcccccaggggtccccggcccccacttttaAAATCACTGAGCTAACATATTTAAACAGACATTTGTCTTCTTTTAAATCCAGTCCTTTGATGTAGTTGATAGATACAATGCTTCTTCTCTGTGAGAAATTAGTTTTTGAGCAGCATCTGAAGCCAAAATGTTTGGCACATCAGTTTCGTCAAAGAATTGTGctttgaatgtgttttttttgtgcaaagtagCAAGCTATTAAAATGAAGCAAGTAATAAtttgaaacaaaaaacaaactctctccaccccccccatgTGTGGTGTATTACTGTACTTCATCCTGTATGCTTTCCCCCCAACCCCATTCATTGCAATCAGGGGGCTgctgctaggcataagcagagccCTTAGGGCCTCAAACACTTTGTCCCCAAAATGGgagcctcctaaattgagatagaCTAAAAAAGCACACCAacattattatttaatattaatgAGGGGGgcttcctgaccagttatgcttagggcctccaaaaccttagcagcggccctgattgCAACATCTCATAGTTCTGTATGCCTTATGCCTTGAggtattaggctcgttcgtgacgaagcagtaacatttttgctaggcagtgggcatgcgcactttgccagtttgatgcattctggttagaattttctaaccacagtGCATCAAACTgccaaagtgcgcatgcccactgcctagcaaaaatcttactttgtcgacacgaacgagcctattgttaAGCTCAACATACAAAGAGATAGCCTGGAAAAGTAGCCCCACCCACCAGCAGCTACATTTATTTTTGCCTGTGAGTTGGTCTAGCCTTCGACAATGCCACATaccctgaaactggcagaccaatcacaatgcTGAAGATttgtttttgatttgttttgtatctttggatgcaaagcataCAGGGTTTTGAGgaagtgacgacaaagcgttggccaataggcacagacagttTGAAAAATAACGGGCTGTTCCCATTAActatcttccgatgtctcattgatcaggaCCAGACTAAAtgttcacatttaatctcacattacAAAGAGAAGCAGATCACACAGGAACAGATGCCCACTTTCCACAACTGAATAAATGCATTATTGAATTACGTGCATCAATTCCATATTGCCTCACTACATTTAATGCTCCACCAAATATTTGCTGGAAAGTTTAACTGTAAGTCACTCTCACACCACCACTGTTTTTCCCCCGTGACAATATTTATTGATCACAGAAGAACTGTTAAAAATACAGATGTaggatttctttttcttttacacacagacacaggaacaaAAAACCCTCAACCCATACATTTATTTACCGATTTCAGAAAGGGTGGAAGGCATGATGGAAGAAAGTTGGCATGATGAGGATTTATCACCCTGAATCCAAACATGGCTACGTCTACTTTCTAGGTTATATGGGGCGATAAAACCTCACAACGTGGCGAAAGCAGGCAGCAGTGGTGGATGGCGagggggtgaggcataaaaattcatttaaatatttaacaTTATTAAGATGTCGGGTCCACATGGCCACTGCCAGTGGTGATGTGCGCTGCCTAGGCTCTGGCCTGCTGGCTCTGTTTGAAATCAGCAATGCGGCTCTCCATGATGGGCCGGAAGTGACGGATTAACCcctgaggagagaaaaaaaagagaaagaatcagtgttacattatacacataatggCACAAGATAGGATGGTGTCGTTTGCGCGTGGAAGTGGTCGCAAGAGTCATCGCTCACTCACTAATAAATCGCATAAcaatcggctgactcgggacagtgattaatttaacttttaatcctacctggagcccctctAAATAGAAAAGAACATAAGTTGTGTGAAGCAATTGAGAAAGATACCAGTATGTTACTTTTTCTGATTTACTTGAAACTGTTCAGAAATGCCTTTACTCAACCACTGACATTTGGTGATGAGGTAAGCAACTTACTAGGCTATGGGCTTATGTTAGCTctataatcaatcaatcaatgtggCACACAAAGTTAATCCCTCAGCTGACTGATCAGTTCCATAGAGATGTGACGAGGGATAACAATAACAGTGGACCTTAACTAAGACTGccgttgtactgtatgtagtagtaCACAATGGCGTCAAAAACTGTAGGTAGGCATATAAACCTATCAAAGTCGAACAGCATGACCTGAACAGAACAGGACAAAACTGAAAAGAATACTGTGGAATTCTGTGGAATAGAATGTGCCATTGCCCGTTACCTGTACAGGCCAGGCGGCGCCGTCTCCCAGGGCGCAGATGGTGTGGCCCTCGATCTGCTTGCTGATCTCCCAGATCATGTCGATTTCCGCCTCCCGCGCGTCTCCCTTCACAAACCTCCACATCATCTTGTTCATCCAGTCCACACCTACGGCAACACAGAGAGGTCAGAAACTATGggccagccatggcctaatgattaaggagatgagctttagatcagaCGGTTACATGTTCGAATCCAACCCTATCGACTCCCTACCCCactacatggctgaggtgcccttgagcaaggcacctaatactAAACTGCTCCAGGCAatgtaagcaataccctgtatATCCCTGTAACCAAATACTCTGTAAATAACTAAGGCTCTTGGATAAAAAAACGTGTCAGttaagtacaatgtaatgtaaataaatgtAACTAAAAAGACAAAGTAAATAGGTATTGCACATTAACTGCTGAGAAGAGAATGTATCATTGCCCAAAAGGGACATAAACTACTTTGAAAATTGTAGGCAAAACAACCAAACACAAGACACTCATCATGTCTATTTCTCTTAAAACATTCAGACAGACTAAGTAAAACTTAAAATGAACATATTTTGAGGTCTTTCATTACTATTGTATAGTTTTTAGTCTGGAGCTACGCAAAGACATTTTTTCACGTTTGCATCTCATCTCGTCTTCCTCACAGCTGTCAAACTGTTGAATACTGTAGATTGGCTTGACAGGATGTGCCTTACCTTCTCTGCAGGGTGTGCACTGGCCACAGCTCTCGTGCTTGTAGAACTCGATCAGACGAGCGATGGCTCTGATCACATCCGTCTGTCAAAAAACAGGGACAGCAAGCCATAAGAAAACGTACACTAGTTTCCAGTGTCATCGAAAAAGAAACAGATCCATGACACAACACAATTGCCCACTTGGTCAGAATTATAGCTCCTTGCACACCAACCACAAGGAGTAATGGTCATATCAACAATGTTTCCCATCTTGTATTGTGACTGAAAAATGTGATTCATCTCGAGTAGCATGGGCACAtaaagggattcaaaataaatcaatatgtctAACACCAAAATTGGTTCGGTATAAATGgctgtgtatctgtgcatgcgctaacatgcacacatatttgtgtgcatgcgtggttaTTCAGGAGATGCACACTCACAGACTTGTCCATGACAATGAGGGCGGCTGTTCCCAGGCCAGTCTGGGCCTGGATGAGGCCGTCGAAGTCCATGAGGACGTCATCGCAGACATGTTTGGGGATCAGCGGAGTAGAGGAACCACCGGGGATCACGCACATCAGGTTGTCCCAGCCACCACGCACGCCACCTAGAGGACAGAAGAGGCAGCGAGCAGAGCAGATTAATATCTCAGATCTATGAACTATTTGTTAGGTGAACGTGATAAGCACTACACTGTGGAAACCTAGACGTATGAACTATTACAGGGAATAACAGCTGCCAAGACAATGGCATACATTTCATGGAATTAATGTATACCCCACTAGCCAATCAGAAACCAGCATTCTGTGTGAGCAGGTTATAAGAATATAAAAAAAGCAGCAGAAGCACTACTCCCCGGTCACACTGAGCAGATGAATATCTTTGATGAAATGAATGTATACCCCACTAGCTGATGAAAAAGCAATCTATGTCAGGTCTTAAGTGTGATCATTAAAATCAATAAGTATTACTCTCCACAGTGATGAGACACTGTATATTACAGATGGTAAGTTATACACTGCATGGCCAAAAACAAAATCCACACCAAAAAAGGTCACCCACACTAATAGTTTTTCTTAACTACGTTTAGCTTTGATTATGGTGTacatttggtgttgtattgtttcaGAAAACCTCTGCAAGGTCTGGATTAATTTCCTTCCAGTGATGCATTAAGTTTTCAGTAATATTTTGTAATTGGGCAAAATGGGACCTTTCCGTTCACTTCACCTGCATGCCTCTCGATGAGCTCCTTCAATGGAATAgacatctcctcctccactgtgcaGGGGGTGTTCACGTGCCCGGAGATGTTGAAAAGCTTCGTGCCGGAGTTCCTTTCGCGACCCAAGCCGACGAACCAAGAGCCACCACGGCGGCAAATAGTGGGCGCCACGGACACGGTCTCTACATTGGCGACGGTTGTTGGGCAACCAAACACACCTGGCCAAGGGAGGAAAAGGTTGAGATTTGATTTGGAATTGTAATACTCATAATACTCCTCGAAACACATGCTACTACTTGTAATACATAATATATACTTGTAATACTCCTTCATTAATTCAATTAGCCCAGTGAAAAGCATGCTGTTGCATTCACTGAGCACCttcacacactgttgctgctacTAAATATACCCTACTTTGAGGCCCGTTTATGGTGTGCACATGTGAAGCATGTACTTCCCACTACAGCTTAGCATGGAATAGAGGACGCTCTTAACAGACCATTACGTAAAATGGTCATCTTTATCCGTAACCAAGTTCCTTTAAGAAAAAGTTTAAAATAACTGTATGCTTCATCTACTGACACAAACGAAAAATTATTCTCACAATCCTGCTTTCCTATGTCCATGTGCCGGCCATTAACACCCCTGCTCTACATATAGCACAATATTTGAAGCCTCATGACTTCGTTCTAATCTAACCCATTCCAACCAGGTCCTTCCGGCTTCACTCGGCCAAACAAACTCCTTCTGGTTCCTTACCTACGTCCGCAGGGAACGGGGGCTTCAGGCGGGGCTTGCCCTGTTTGCCCTCGATGGACTCGATGAGAGCCGTCTCCTCCCCACAGATGTAGGCTCCGGCACCGCGCATCACATACACGTCAAAGTCGTAGCCAGAGCCGCAGGCGTTCCTGCCGATGAGGCCGGCGGCATAGGCCTCGTTGATGGCCACCTGTCGAGaacgccacggcaacagaagatTAAGGATGGGTGGATGCATGGAGTAGATTTCAACCAATAGCGTGCAGCAGCATAGGTAATATAGAAACAGATATTGAAATGAGATGGAAACATGGTAGTAATCAAAAACATCAAAAAGGCAGCTTGATTTAGTACATGTAAATGCATAAAAAATCAATATCTCACTGTCCCATGCTGAAACAAAGACATAGAAAAACAAAGAGCAAGAAAGCACACCATTTGGTCATGTACGGCAATATGCTTAGCCTATTTCAAGTGTAACAAGTAGCTTAACATTTGGTGTATGAAGTGCAACAATGTCCCTGTTAACTTTGCAAAGGGTATTAAATATTCTAGCTGTACAAATATTTCATGCAACCTCTGATTttgtactattattattacctgCAGGTTGGATGACTCGTTGTAGAACTCCCCGCGGATGTAGATGTAGGCAGCGCGCGCCCCCATGGCCCTGCCCGCCACCAGGCAGCCCTCCACCAGCTTATGGGGGTCGTGCCGCATGATCTCACGATCTTTACACGTGCCGGGCTCACCCTCGTCAGCATTGACAACCAGGTACTTCGGCCTACGGGAGACGGAGAGGGATTGCTTAGAGTGTATGTAGGTGCGTCTGTACGTGTCCATGTGCATTCGTGCCTGTGCTCATTCCCATGGGCTTGTGCATAACATTCACAAATAGCTACTAACAGCCAGGAAACAAGTTCAACAACATAAATGGCTGTGTCTGATTGCATACGTCTCTCTTTGTAGTCTCACTGTCTACAAAACCGCAGTCCTTCCAGCATTGCTGTTCAGTACAATGCAGACAGATGGACAACATTCAGCAGATCCATGGAaccattcaaaaaaaaaaaaaagatccttgTATAAAATTATGGCCACCGACATGAAAAAAATGCACCAACATGAGACTTGCAAGAGTGTAAAAAATGTGCCTAGCATCATGACTAGGTCATGTCATCCGCATGTCCAAGAGAAGAGTATGGCTTGCATCACATCCACCATAATTCCACATGTATTATGCTGGACAGGTAACGTCATCCGCATGTACAGCTTTCATTTCCAAAGCCTGTCATACAGTCCCAGTTGAAAGGAGGCTGGCAAACAAGCCAGGAGATGGGGCCAAATAGGCACCCAAGACAACAGTTAACAGTACAGGACAGCTTTAAAAAAGGCTTAAAGGGAAACCGCACCCCCATGTGCAATTAGATGACTCCCCGCCGTCCCTATAGTTGGATAAGTGAGCAGAAGCGTTTTTCCCAGCTAACGCAACCATTTTCTGAATATGGCAGCATGCCATTTTTAAATGGCTACATAGGAATACAGCAACTATGCTAAGATAAGCTAACAGAGCAGACATTACCTTGTCTAAGATTAAGATAAATGGAGGTAAGGTTACGATGAATTGAGTTCCcatagtgctgtagatggcagtagcgcacatcttatgcaagccaccaccaaaggtcacaggaagagaagaaggatgggacaacacccccttagaaGGCCAAACTTAAGCAcaacagagccatacagagaacagagttatgCGATTGGatgaccaggaattaaattgcagcaacgcctttcagcgagataagggagtGCCTAAAGCAGccgtcttcccatagactcaacatagaaccaccacataaacaGTCAAAAAtgaggactaacgaactatactgcggggtaatcaccacaaatatgtaaactaccAACtctctcggtggtgataatcacaacacttttagcacctgtgatgtttatctgaagttatttcTACGAACAgtaagtcttgtcatattccctgcattgcatcgcattgcaattgctgtgtgctacgcccactactaggaactaacattcgcaacgctgagcagtactgagaagctaaaacagctaattttgctaatgaggaagtcggccttaggacacagcggagatcgcctgactctgttctctgtatggctctgaagCACAAGAATTTGCATTGTGGGTAGGTGGGGTTTGATTTATCTTAATCTGCTAGTTGATTGTTGATCTAGTGAGGCCATTTCAAATGTCCATGCCGCTAGATTGAGACAAAGGTTGCATGGAGATCTGCTCACGTATCCAACTCTTAAGGACTACGGGGAGTGACTTAAATTCACCTGGGGGTGCGATATCCCTTCAGCATGGCATCTTTGCAGCTGGGAGGATCTGACCACAAACAAAGGATGACATGGGACAAAGCAGTGCAGGCAGGTGCAGCAGGTCTTGACAATGAACACTGCCGTGCTGCAGCAGCCGCGGGACATTTACAAAAAGTATGACCAAAACGGAAAAAAACAAGGCTCCTTCGCAAGTAGGCACCTCTACTCATTATTTACTCACCACATCTATTTTTCTTGCTCTCATCgcataaaaaaaacatgtaggtCACGGATCTACGGAGGAGATCCAACGGAGAGGACAGTCATTGTAATCTCTGGGGACCACTGATGATGAcgataaagggtgtgtgtgtgtgtgtgtgtgtgtgtgtgtgtgtgttatacacagGATGAGACTATGGAGACAAAATCAGTGTACATGTATGGCAAGTCAGAGGATTAACACATCACACTACTAAGAGTACAAGATTGGATGTACAGTACAAACaagagctgtgtttgtgtgtgtgagagtgtgtgagagtgtgtgtgtgcgtaagagagagagagtatgatcaTGATCTGCAGACCTGCCATCGCTGGGTTTGTTCATGAAGCCCCACTTCATGCCGGTGGGGAAGCCGGCTCCTCCTCTGCCGCGCAGTCCAGACGTCTTGATCTCATTCAGGATCCAGTCCACCCCCTTCAGCAGGATCTCTTTGGTCTTGTACCAGTCACCACGACTCAGCGCCCCCTTCAGCCTTGGAGTATCAAAGTGAggtattaataaatgtgtgtatgaaagagtGGGTGTAAAGCGTTTAATGTACAgttcttaaagggatactgtcccatttttggaaataagcttattttacacctccccttgagttaaataataggcttttatctttctcctgtattcacaaccgttttctagttatggcagtgcacattttacctccaagctaacagttaacattgagtcctatgagaccagttagccgcgaactggtctcataggactcaatgttaactgctagcatgggggtaaaatttgcactgccatacccagagaacggtcgaaagtacagaagaacggtaaaagcctattatttaactcaaggggaggtgtaaaataagcttatttccaaaaatgggacagtatccctttaaggtgTGCCACTGAGTATAGGAATGTAGTACATAAATGCAGTCAATTTTGTCAAGTAACATAAGGACTGtttcctggttaacaccagacctaatcacaagtgagattaggtctggggagctgcctattgtaaattccgtaggggccagaatacttggctattatgacacactgccctgctctctgattggacagagaaactgtaa
The Engraulis encrasicolus isolate BLACKSEA-1 chromosome 20, IST_EnEncr_1.0, whole genome shotgun sequence genome window above contains:
- the ndufv1 gene encoding NADH dehydrogenase [ubiquinone] flavoprotein 1, mitochondrial, producing the protein MLALSRRALVSGASRAPVAAVAACQSAATTTITRLNSTATQEKPKKTKFGPLADEDRIFTNLYGRHDWRLKGALSRGDWYKTKEILLKGVDWILNEIKTSGLRGRGGAGFPTGMKWGFMNKPSDGRPKYLVVNADEGEPGTCKDREIMRHDPHKLVEGCLVAGRAMGARAAYIYIRGEFYNESSNLQVAINEAYAAGLIGRNACGSGYDFDVYVMRGAGAYICGEETALIESIEGKQGKPRLKPPFPADVGVFGCPTTVANVETVSVAPTICRRGGSWFVGLGRERNSGTKLFNISGHVNTPCTVEEEMSIPLKELIERHAGGVRGGWDNLMCVIPGGSSTPLIPKHVCDDVLMDFDGLIQAQTGLGTAALIVMDKSTDVIRAIARLIEFYKHESCGQCTPCREGVDWMNKMMWRFVKGDAREAEIDMIWEISKQIEGHTICALGDGAAWPVQGLIRHFRPIMESRIADFKQSQQARA